A single Callithrix jacchus isolate 240 chromosome 4, calJac240_pri, whole genome shotgun sequence DNA region contains:
- the LOC100388427 gene encoding histone H4: protein MSGRGKGGKGLGKGGAKRHRKVLRDNIQGITKPAIRRLARRGGVKRISGLIYEETRGVLKVFLENVIRDAVTYTEHAKRKTVTAMDVVYALKRQGRTLYGFGG from the coding sequence ATGTCTGGACGTGGTAAAGGGGGAAAAGGCCTCGGTAAAGGGGGCGCCAAGCGTCACCGTAAGGTTTTACGAGACAACATCCAGGGCATTACGAAGCCGGCCATCCGGCGCCTTGCTCGTCGCGGCGGCGTCAAGCGCATTTCTGGCCTCATCTATGAGGAGACCCGCGGGGTTCTGAAGGTGTTTCTGGAGAACGTGATCCGTGACGCGGTCACTTACACGGAGCACGCCAAGCGCAAGACCGTGACCGCGATGGACGTGGTGTACGCGCTGAAGCGGCAGGGACGCACTCTGTACGGCTTCGGCGGCTAA
- the LOC100409982 gene encoding histone H2B type 1-C/E/F/G/I: protein MPEPAKSAPAPKKGSKKAVTKAQKKDGKKRKRSRKESYSVYVYKVLKQVHPDTGISSKAMGIMNSFVNDIFERIAGEASRLAHYNKRSTITSREIQTAVRLLLPGELAKHAVSEGTKAVTKYTSSK, encoded by the coding sequence ATGCCTGAACCAGCGAAGTCCGCTCCCGCCCCGAAGAAGGGCTCCAAGAAGGCGGTGACCAAGGCGCAGAAGAAGGACGGCAAGAAGCGCAAGCGCAGCCGCAAGGAGAGCTACTCCGTGTACGTGTACAAGGTGCTGAAGCAGGTGCACCCCGACACCGGCATCTCCTCCAAGGCCATGGGCATCATGAACTCCTTCGTCAACGACATCTTCGAGCGCATCGCGGGCGAGGCTTCCCGCCTGGCGCATTACAACAAGCGCTCGACCATCACCTCCAGGGAGATCCAGACGGCCGTGCGCCTGCTGCTGCCTGGGGAGCTGGCCAAGCACGCCGTGTCGGAGGGCACCAAGGCTGTCACCAAGTACACCAGCTCTAAGTAA
- the LOC100394108 gene encoding histone H3.1, translating to MARTKQTARKSTGGKAPRKQLATKAARKSAPATGGVKKPHRYRPGTVALREIRRYQKSTELLIRKLPFQRLVREIAQDFKTDLRFQSSAVMALQEACEAYFVGLFEDTNLCAIHAKRVTIMPKDIQLARRIRGERA from the coding sequence ATGGCACGTACTAAGCAGACTGCACGTAAGTCCACTGGGGGGAAAGCGCCGCGGAAGCAGCTGGCTACTAAGGCAGCTCGGAAAAGCGCTCCAGCCACAGGTGGCGTGAAGAAGCCACACCGCTACCGGCCGGGTACTGTGGCCCTGCGCGAGATTCGCCGCTACCAGAAGTCAACCGAGCTGCTGATCCGAAAGTTGCCTTTCCAACGCCTGGTGCGAGAAATtgctcaggacttcaagactgACCTGCGCTTTCAAAGCTCCGCGGTGATGGCCCTGCAGGAGGCGTGCGAGGCCTACTTTGTGGGGCTCTTTGAGGACACCAACCTGTGCGCCATCCACGCTAAGCGGGTGACTATCATGCCCAAGGACATTCAGCTCGCTCGCCGCATTCGTGGGGAGAGAGCGTAA